The following are encoded together in the Juglans microcarpa x Juglans regia isolate MS1-56 chromosome 2D, Jm3101_v1.0, whole genome shotgun sequence genome:
- the LOC121249119 gene encoding THO complex subunit 4D produces the protein MATALDMSLDDLIKNRGSRERGRGRGRARRGRGPGRASNGRMPGPVRRGPLGVNARPSSNTIAKSIRRTRTFPWQHDLFEESLRAAGIPGIEIGTKLYVSNLDYGVTNEDIRELFCEIGDLKRYAVHYDKSGRPSGSAEVVYTRRSDAFAALKRYNNVLLDGKPMRIEIVGANPEMPVSARVNVTGVNGRRKRTVVMTPGGGPIGGSAAVNRGSGRNRRGGMSARGRAWGQGQGPARGRGGGRGRGRGRGRGRGRENNQAVEMSVDDLNDDLDSYHAEAKHT, from the exons ATGGCTACTGCTTTGGATATGTCACTTGATGATCTTATAAAGAACAGAGGTTCCCGTGAGAGAGGTAGAGGACGAGGTAGGGCTCGCCGTGGCCGTGGACCAGGCAGGGCATCTAATGGAAGAATGCCTGGTCCAGTTCGTAGAGGTCCTCTCGGAGTGAATGCTCGGCCATCATCTAATACAATTGCCAAG TCTATCCGCAGAACCAGGACTTTTCCATGGCAGCATGATCTGTTTGAAGAGAGCCTTAGAGCTGCAGGAATACCAGGGATAGAAATTGGCACAAAATTGTATGTTTCCAACTTGGATTACGGAGTAACTAATGAAGATATAAGG GAACTGTTCTGCGAGATTGGAGACCTGAAACGATATGCGGTTCATTATGACAAAAGTGGTCGCCCAAGT GGCTCGGCTGAAGTTGTGTATACCAGAAGAAGTGATGCATTTGCAGCTCTTAAGCGGTATAATAATGTTCTCTTGGATGGTAAACCCATGAGGATTGAAATTGTAGGTGCAAATCCAGAAATGCCTGTTTCAGCTCGTGTGAATGTGACTGGAGTAaatggaaggaggaagagaaCGGTTGTTATGAC GCCTGGAGGTGGTCCGATTGGAGGCTCTGCTGCTGTTAACCGTGGCTCTGG TCGAAACCGTCGTGGGGGTATGAGTGCTCGTGGCCGTGCTTGGGGTCAAGGTCAGGGTCCAGCTCGGGGTCGGGGTGGGGGCCGTGGCAGAGGCCGAGGCCGAGGCCGGGGCCGTGGTCGTGAAAATAATCAAGCTGTTGAGATGTCTGTTGATGATCTTAACGATGACCTGGATAGTTACCATGCTGAAGCCAAGCACACTTGA